TAGTGTTTATGGAATATCGTGTCTAATTGTTCTCATTAATGCCTCAATTGCTGATGTATGGTTATTTTTTAAGAATAGAAGTGGAGACTGGAGGTTCTTAATATGTCCAGTATTATCAGTTATTGCTGTTATCGTTTTTTTGATTTATGGTAATGCCAGTATAAGGACAGAAAAGAGAGGAGGCGTTGAAGAAGGCATTAAGGTTGGGATTGTTCAGCCGAACATAACGCATGAAGAAAAAGCAGAAGATGTTTACAGCTCAAGAGAGAAAGCTCTAAATATTCATCTAAATCTAAGTGAAGAGCTTCTAAAATTTGACCCTGATATCATTATTTGGCCTGAAACTGCGCTGACCTATATGGATAATTACGACGAGAAATTGATTACTAAACTCAAAAATTTTGCAAAGCATAATAATTTACATCTTCTGACAGGTGTTTGTTATAAGTCGCCCTTAACAAGTAAATTCTATAATAGTGTGTTTCTTTTTGCTCCGAATGGCGCAATACGGGAACGCTATGATAAAATACATCTTGTGCCGTTTGGTGAATATATCCCTCTTAAGAAGCTTTTCCCGTTTTTGGGCAAAGTGGTTCCTATAGGAGATTTTGATTGTGGAAAAGAGTACACAGTATTGAATTTTTTTAGAGAAGGCAAATTAGATTCAGATCAAAAAATTAAGTTTGCTTGTACAATCTGTTTTGAAAATATATTTTCAGACTTTACTCGGCAATTTGTAAGAAATGGCGCACAGTTTCTAGTTAATATTACAAATGACAGCTGGTTTGGTAACTCCAAAGCTCCATATCAGCATATGTCAATGTCTGTATTTAGAGCTGTAGAAAATCGTATACCAGTGATTTTCAATGCAAATACAGGTGTTTCTTGCTTTATTGATAAATACGGAAGAATAAGCAATAGAGTAAACGATGGCAATGACGATATCTTTATTGCAGGAACTGGTTTTGCTAATGTGTCTTTTAATAATAAGAAAACTTTTTATACAAAGTATGGAAATCTATTCGTGATATTTAACATAATTTGGCTGGTAATATTGACAGGTATTTATATATTTGTTAGAATCGCCCCTCATCCTAGTCTTTTGCCCACATAGCTCAGTTGGCAGAGCACATGCATGGTAAGCATGAGGTCATCGGTTCAATTCCGATTGTGGG
The DNA window shown above is from bacterium and carries:
- the lnt gene encoding apolipoprotein N-acyltransferase, which codes for MLLAISFPKIDFEYGAWIALVPLFLILVNVDSKKAFTFSYITGVVFFASTIYWISFVSTLGTVLLVLYLSLYMAVFGFFTNCLFRRLKLPLALIAPPVWVLLEFARAHFLTGFPWVLLGYSQYKQITLIQSASFISVYGISCLIVLINASIADVWLFFKNRSGDWRFLICPVLSVIAVIVFLIYGNASIRTEKRGGVEEGIKVGIVQPNITHEEKAEDVYSSREKALNIHLNLSEELLKFDPDIIIWPETALTYMDNYDEKLITKLKNFAKHNNLHLLTGVCYKSPLTSKFYNSVFLFAPNGAIRERYDKIHLVPFGEYIPLKKLFPFLGKVVPIGDFDCGKEYTVLNFFREGKLDSDQKIKFACTICFENIFSDFTRQFVRNGAQFLVNITNDSWFGNSKAPYQHMSMSVFRAVENRIPVIFNANTGVSCFIDKYGRISNRVNDGNDDIFIAGTGFANVSFNNKKTFYTKYGNLFVIFNIIWLVILTGIYIFVRIAPHPSLLPT